In Argiope bruennichi chromosome X1, qqArgBrue1.1, whole genome shotgun sequence, a single window of DNA contains:
- the LOC129959347 gene encoding uncharacterized protein LOC129959347 — translation MASNLLFPETNVNLIITGPPQTGKKSFIQALTNNSLVIPESEDDISSVHAMSFEVHGKSILVTVWYVRNLEKSIEQIKLICLDSSSNSVILFWYAIDAHQSLEKLSKDYITVLRQQGRFHFLSLLVGNKADMRLDSLRPCLQYQQGETIRNSFHLGGFIECSAIIEQSVRKVFIKAVFIALGLEDD, via the coding sequence atggCTTCAAATCTCTTGTTTCCAGAAACTAATGTGAACCTTATAATAACTGGACCTCCACAGACTGGaaagaaatcttttattcaaGCACTGACCAATAATAGTTTGGTAATACCCGAGTCCGAAGATGACATTTCTTCAGTACATGCTATGAGTTTCGAAGTGCATGGTAAAAGTATTCTGGTTACTGTGTGGTACGTGAGAAACCTTGAGAAGTCGATAGAACAAATAAAACTTATCTGCCTTGACAGCAGTTCGAACAGTGTGATACTTTTCTGGTATGCTATTGATGCTCATCAATCTCtggaaaaactttcaaaagacTATATAACGGTATTAAGGCAACAAGGCAGATTTCATTTTCTCTCTCTTCTTGTAGGCAATAAGGCAGACATGAGGCTTGATAGCTTACGGCCTTGTCTTCAATATCAACAGGGAGAGACTATAAGAAATAGTTTCCATCTCGGCGGTTTTATTGAATGCTCGGCTATCATTGAACAAAGTGTAAGAAAAGTGTTTATAAAAGCTGTATTCATTGCATTGGGACTTGAagacgattaa